A single window of Anaerocolumna chitinilytica DNA harbors:
- a CDS encoding GNAT family N-acetyltransferase has protein sequence MQIPVIETDRLILRPLTAEDAGAAFVWLSDERVTKFMPYLTYTNTGDVTKWIESLKEEESYHFGFVLKDNNLLIGSGDIGYSSVTKTWEFGYNIRYDYWNKGLSTEAARAMIRFAFEKLGARDFGANHAIENGASGRVIEKCGLQFTRYGEYSKFDHSITFPAKFYEVHLEELE, from the coding sequence ATGCAGATACCAGTTATTGAAACAGACAGGTTGATTCTCAGGCCATTAACAGCAGAAGATGCCGGCGCAGCCTTTGTCTGGCTAAGCGATGAAAGGGTAACGAAATTCATGCCTTATCTGACCTATACGAATACGGGGGATGTAACAAAGTGGATAGAGAGTTTGAAAGAGGAGGAAAGCTACCATTTTGGGTTTGTGCTGAAAGATAATAATCTGCTTATTGGCAGCGGGGATATCGGGTACAGCTCTGTGACGAAAACATGGGAGTTCGGTTATAATATTCGTTATGATTATTGGAACAAAGGTCTGTCAACAGAAGCCGCAAGAGCTATGATAAGATTTGCCTTTGAGAAGCTGGGAGCAAGGGATTTTGGTGCCAACCATGCAATAGAGAATGGTGCCTCCGGGAGAGTAATTGAAAAGTGCGGGCTGCAATTTACAAGATACGGTGAGTACAGTAAATTTGATCATAGCATAACTTTTCCGGCTAAGTTCTATGAGGTGCATCTGGAGGAATTGGAATAA